A stretch of the Kushneria konosiri genome encodes the following:
- the nqrM gene encoding (Na+)-NQR maturation NqrM, producing the protein MLLWLIVLAVMLLVVGVMSVGVLLGRKPISGSCGGLNNLGLKQGCDICGGKDDVCEEQRKEKLQQVAYRPELALDASRKPGAS; encoded by the coding sequence ATGCTGTTATGGTTAATAGTGCTGGCGGTCATGCTGCTTGTTGTAGGCGTTATGTCAGTGGGCGTACTACTTGGACGCAAGCCCATTAGCGGCTCTTGCGGCGGGCTTAACAATCTGGGGCTCAAGCAGGGATGTGATATCTGTGGCGGCAAGGACGACGTCTGCGAGGAGCAGCGCAAAGAAAAACTACAGCAGGTAGCCTATCGACCCGAACTGGCGCTTGATGCAAGCCGCAAGCCTGGAGCGTCGTAA
- the sthA gene encoding Si-specific NAD(P)(+) transhydrogenase: protein MPTYQYDVVVLGAGPAGESAAVNAAKHDKRVAIVELQSAVGGNCTHKGTIPSKTLRHAVKQVVQFNSNPMFRDLGEPRWVSFPRMLERSRRVIEDQVAMRTRFYARNRIDVFFGTASFADAHTIDVSDGHGARESLVADNIVIATGSRPYRPSDVNFRHPRIYCSDTILGLTHTPRRIMIYGAGVIGCEYASIFSNLGVKVDLIDTRDRLLSFLDDEISDALSYHLRNNGVQIRHNEEYSRVEGDETGVTLHLKSGKKMRADAFMWANGRTGNTDTLKLENAGLEANSRGQLQVDTSYRTRVEHIHAAGDVIGWPSLASAAYDQGRSASGDALSKNSRFVDDIPTGIYTIPEISSLGKTERELTDSKTPYEVGQAFFKDTARAQITGDTVGVLKILFNPKTLEIYGIHCFGDQASEILHIGQAIMNQPGESNSLAYFVNTTFNYPTMAEAYRIAAHNGLNRLH, encoded by the coding sequence ATGCCGACCTATCAGTACGATGTTGTGGTATTGGGAGCTGGCCCTGCGGGCGAGAGTGCAGCAGTCAATGCGGCCAAACACGATAAGCGTGTCGCCATTGTTGAACTCCAGTCAGCTGTCGGGGGGAATTGCACTCATAAGGGCACAATTCCCTCCAAGACCCTGCGTCACGCCGTCAAGCAGGTGGTTCAGTTCAATAGCAACCCCATGTTCAGGGATCTGGGAGAGCCGCGCTGGGTCTCTTTTCCACGAATGCTTGAGCGCTCTCGCCGCGTGATCGAGGATCAGGTTGCCATGCGCACGCGCTTTTATGCGCGCAATCGCATCGATGTTTTTTTCGGTACCGCCTCCTTTGCCGATGCACATACCATTGATGTGTCTGATGGGCATGGCGCACGCGAGTCCCTTGTCGCCGACAATATTGTCATCGCTACCGGCTCGCGCCCCTACCGGCCTTCTGATGTCAACTTCAGGCATCCGCGTATTTACTGCTCTGACACGATTCTGGGGCTTACGCATACGCCGCGCCGCATCATGATCTATGGTGCCGGCGTTATTGGTTGTGAATACGCCTCGATCTTTTCCAATCTTGGTGTAAAGGTCGACTTGATCGATACTCGCGATCGACTGTTATCGTTTCTGGACGATGAAATCAGTGATGCACTGTCCTATCACTTGCGCAACAATGGCGTGCAGATTCGACACAACGAGGAGTATTCCCGCGTCGAAGGCGATGAGACCGGCGTTACCCTGCACCTCAAGTCGGGCAAAAAAATGCGCGCTGATGCCTTTATGTGGGCCAATGGCCGTACCGGGAATACCGATACGCTCAAGCTGGAAAACGCAGGGCTTGAGGCCAATTCACGTGGACAGTTGCAGGTCGATACCAGTTATCGCACCCGGGTCGAACATATCCATGCCGCCGGTGATGTGATCGGCTGGCCGAGTCTTGCCAGCGCGGCCTACGATCAGGGGCGTTCGGCTTCGGGCGATGCGTTAAGCAAGAACTCCCGTTTCGTCGACGACATTCCTACAGGGATTTACACCATTCCCGAGATCAGTTCGCTGGGCAAGACCGAGCGAGAGCTGACGGATTCGAAAACGCCCTATGAGGTAGGACAGGCCTTTTTCAAGGATACGGCGCGGGCGCAGATCACCGGTGATACGGTAGGTGTACTCAAGATTTTGTTTAATCCAAAAACCCTTGAGATCTATGGGATTCACTGTTTTGGCGATCAGGCTTCCGAAATCCTTCATATCGGACAGGCGATCATGAACCAGCCGGGTGAGTCGAACTCGTTGGCCTATTTCGTGAATACTACCTTCAACTATCCGACCATGGCAGAAGCCTACCGCATCGCGGCGCATAACGGGCTCAACCGTTTACACTAG
- a CDS encoding YrhK family protein, with protein MSDKSNNVDARDLTLHFNHDMLVVHRRYEVVSIINDVLIGLWFLIGSVCFFYSSLMTIGTWLFVIGSAQMLIRPVIRLSRHFHLKRLPQSSGDF; from the coding sequence TTGTCTGACAAATCAAACAACGTTGACGCAAGAGATCTAACGCTGCATTTCAATCACGATATGCTGGTCGTGCATCGCCGCTATGAAGTGGTCAGTATTATTAACGATGTGTTGATCGGGCTCTGGTTTCTGATTGGCAGTGTCTGTTTTTTTTATTCATCGCTGATGACGATTGGTACCTGGCTTTTTGTCATCGGCAGTGCCCAAATGTTGATAAGACCTGTTATACGACTCTCCCGACATTTTCATTTGAAGCGACTTCCACAGTCCAGCGGTGATTTCTAG
- a CDS encoding DNA replication terminus site-binding protein, producing MSPQYRLMAELEKAFDDLVEATEALMIAARQSPLAMWRFDGEADLDWLMRALTDYWYQDGQDGRATRDHVGVVVANDALLEHALEVNRCKDVFAGQLGAARKQHPSMITELKATLPFRHPVLHDHLKGSGMARLHLKQCWRRIPIADAPVSRIRLAWYSSGRSIKRMSVSEVEAKLARLNNEAAHVQIQYRLLASLPDGEMLAQVQTQAPLMRANLFFQEPLEDGHTRRAMNVALPLFVPASNNRLPQINQPAPHPPRNARER from the coding sequence ATGTCACCGCAGTATCGACTGATGGCGGAGCTGGAAAAAGCCTTTGATGATCTTGTCGAGGCCACGGAAGCGCTCATGATCGCGGCAAGACAATCCCCTCTTGCGATGTGGCGCTTTGACGGTGAAGCCGATCTCGACTGGCTGATGCGCGCATTGACCGATTACTGGTATCAGGACGGCCAGGACGGCCGCGCGACACGAGATCATGTGGGAGTTGTGGTGGCCAATGATGCACTGCTGGAACACGCGCTGGAAGTTAATCGATGCAAGGATGTCTTTGCCGGACAGCTCGGAGCAGCCCGAAAACAGCATCCCTCCATGATTACCGAGCTCAAGGCCACGCTCCCCTTTCGCCATCCCGTACTGCACGATCATCTCAAGGGAAGCGGCATGGCACGCCTGCATCTCAAACAGTGCTGGCGACGTATTCCGATCGCGGATGCCCCGGTATCGCGCATTCGTCTTGCCTGGTATTCCAGTGGGCGCTCGATCAAGCGCATGAGCGTATCCGAAGTAGAGGCCAAACTGGCCAGACTCAATAATGAGGCCGCGCACGTTCAGATCCAGTATCGTTTGCTGGCGTCTCTTCCCGATGGGGAAATGCTGGCGCAGGTACAAACACAGGCACCCCTGATGCGTGCCAATCTGTTTTTCCAAGAACCTCTGGAAGATGGACATACACGCCGTGCCATGAACGTGGCCCTGCCACTGTTTGTACCGGCATCAAACAATCGCCTGCCGCAGATCAATCAGCCCGCGCCACACCCCCCGAGAAACGCACGCGAGCGCTGA
- a CDS encoding carbon-nitrogen hydrolase, with amino-acid sequence MKESIEVGIVQQNAWNDKPRSLSESERGIRALASRGARLVLLQELHATRYFCQCEDTDVFDLAEPLEGPTTQFLAGLAKELDIVIVGSIFERRAPGLYHNTAVVLDTGLGLVGTYRKMHIPDDPGFYEKFYFTPGDASRGKGFTPIDTSVGRLGVLVCWDQWYPEAARLMALAGADMLLYPTAIGWDPDDDADEKQRQKDAWTLIQRSHAVANGIPVLAANRVGHEEDPSEVGSGIDFWGGSFIAGAQGEILALAGEDTEELQATLSLKRSEQVRRIWPYLRDRRIDAYGDITERYLDR; translated from the coding sequence ATGAAGGAAAGCATTGAAGTCGGCATCGTTCAGCAGAACGCCTGGAACGACAAGCCCAGAAGCCTGAGTGAAAGCGAGAGAGGCATTCGCGCCCTGGCTTCACGCGGCGCACGTCTTGTACTGCTGCAGGAACTGCATGCCACGCGCTACTTCTGTCAGTGTGAAGATACTGATGTCTTTGATCTGGCAGAACCGCTGGAAGGCCCAACCACACAGTTTCTGGCTGGACTGGCCAAAGAGCTCGACATCGTGATTGTGGGGTCCATCTTCGAGCGCCGCGCGCCGGGGCTTTATCACAACACGGCCGTGGTGCTGGATACCGGGCTTGGGCTGGTAGGCACCTATCGCAAGATGCATATACCGGACGATCCGGGCTTTTATGAGAAGTTCTACTTCACTCCGGGCGATGCCAGTCGTGGAAAGGGATTTACCCCTATCGACACCTCCGTGGGGCGCCTGGGCGTACTGGTCTGCTGGGATCAGTGGTATCCGGAAGCCGCCCGTCTGATGGCGCTGGCCGGGGCTGACATGCTGCTTTACCCCACTGCCATCGGTTGGGACCCGGACGATGACGCCGATGAAAAGCAGCGTCAGAAGGATGCCTGGACGCTGATTCAGCGCTCGCACGCCGTCGCCAATGGCATTCCGGTACTGGCGGCCAATCGTGTGGGTCACGAAGAGGATCCCAGCGAGGTTGGCAGCGGTATCGACTTCTGGGGCGGTAGCTTTATTGCCGGCGCACAGGGAGAAATTCTGGCGCTGGCAGGAGAGGACACCGAAGAGCTTCAGGCGACGCTTTCACTTAAGCGCAGCGAACAGGTGCGGCGGATCTGGCCCTATCTCCGTGATCGTCGTATTGACGCCTACGGTGATATTACCGAGCGATATCTGGACCGCTGA
- a CDS encoding agmatine deiminase family protein — protein MNQGPSPRQFLPEWTPQQAVMLSWPGRDSDWASLLDAIETTFITLIEVISRYQHVLVTLPNEDTRQRLALTLANLGVPENRLSLVIAPSDDTWARDHGPLTVIEGNTPLLLDYRFTGWGGKFPAERDNALNRVLADRGIFTPELHNLQQVVLEGGAVETDGQGTLMTTRSCLLNPNRNPHLDQADVEKLLETQLGTHRVLWLENGYLEGDDTDSHIDTLARFCDEHTIAYVRCDDDTDPHFAALNAMERELKAFRRADGEPYRLIALPWPRACLDPEDGHRLPATYANFLIINGAVLMPSYADPADREALRALAEAFPARDIIPIDCRQVIRQHGSLHCLTMQLPAGSLNAIQH, from the coding sequence ATGAATCAGGGCCCTTCACCCCGTCAGTTTCTACCCGAATGGACGCCTCAGCAGGCCGTCATGCTCAGCTGGCCCGGCCGTGACAGCGACTGGGCATCGCTTCTGGACGCCATTGAAACCACCTTTATCACCCTGATCGAGGTGATTTCCCGCTATCAGCATGTACTGGTTACCCTGCCGAACGAGGATACCCGTCAGCGCCTTGCCCTGACCCTGGCCAATCTTGGCGTGCCTGAAAACAGGCTCTCTCTGGTGATCGCCCCCAGTGATGACACCTGGGCACGCGATCATGGCCCTCTCACCGTAATCGAAGGCAACACGCCCTTGCTGTTGGACTACCGCTTTACCGGTTGGGGAGGCAAGTTTCCGGCCGAGCGTGACAACGCGCTTAATCGTGTACTGGCAGACCGGGGCATTTTCACTCCCGAACTGCACAACCTGCAGCAGGTCGTGCTGGAAGGTGGCGCCGTGGAAACCGATGGACAGGGGACGTTGATGACCACCCGCAGCTGTCTGCTAAATCCCAATCGTAATCCTCATCTTGATCAGGCAGATGTTGAAAAGCTCCTTGAGACGCAGCTGGGCACCCATCGTGTGTTATGGCTTGAAAACGGTTATCTAGAAGGCGATGACACCGACAGTCATATCGATACACTAGCGCGCTTTTGCGATGAGCACACCATCGCCTACGTGCGCTGTGATGATGACACCGACCCACATTTTGCAGCCCTGAATGCCATGGAGCGTGAGCTCAAGGCCTTTCGCCGCGCAGATGGCGAACCCTACCGCCTGATCGCGTTGCCTTGGCCGCGAGCCTGCCTTGATCCGGAAGATGGCCATCGCCTGCCGGCCACCTATGCCAACTTTCTGATCATCAATGGAGCAGTTCTAATGCCGTCCTACGCTGATCCGGCCGATCGTGAAGCGCTCAGGGCGCTGGCAGAGGCATTCCCGGCGCGCGATATCATCCCGATAGATTGCCGCCAGGTAATTCGACAGCATGGCAGCCTGCACTGCCTGACCATGCAACTGCCCGCGGGGTCGCTGAACGCGATTCAACACTAA
- a CDS encoding lipoprotein-releasing ABC transporter permease subunit, with protein MLDRIPFLIGLRYTRAKRRNHFISFISLTSMLGLTLGVAVLILVLSVMNGFDHELRTRVLGMVPHTRIEAQNGVNDWRALAEQLQRHDHVVGAAPYIEQQGMFSSNGQTQGAMIEGILPEAEKKVSIIGNHMVGGELDSLQKGSWNVVLGSLLARNLGVGVGDSVTLLVPEASITPGGVFPRLKRFTVSGIFQVGAQLDGSLAYTSLGDMKTLARQQGEAQGIRLKIDDLFQAHSVTREIISSMPPGYRGIDWTYTQGNLFQAIQMEKRMIGLLLMVIVAVAAFNIVSTLVMVVTDKHADIAILRTLGATPRSIMGIFMVQGITIGLIGIVLGVIAGIALALSIADIISWVESVFGIQFLDPNVYFISYLPSRLELSDVLVVTGVALLLSFLSTLYPAWRAARVQPAEVLRYE; from the coding sequence ATGCTTGATCGAATTCCCTTCCTGATCGGGCTTCGCTATACGCGAGCCAAGCGGCGTAACCACTTCATTTCCTTTATCTCGCTGACCTCAATGCTCGGTCTGACGCTGGGCGTGGCGGTGCTGATTCTGGTGCTCTCGGTCATGAATGGCTTTGACCATGAGCTGAGAACCCGTGTTCTGGGCATGGTTCCGCATACGCGCATCGAAGCGCAAAACGGGGTCAATGATTGGCGTGCGCTGGCCGAGCAGCTGCAGCGACACGATCATGTCGTGGGGGCTGCACCCTATATCGAACAGCAGGGCATGTTTTCCTCCAACGGTCAGACGCAGGGCGCGATGATCGAAGGCATTCTGCCCGAGGCGGAGAAGAAGGTCTCCATCATTGGTAATCACATGGTGGGTGGGGAGCTTGATTCCCTTCAAAAGGGCAGCTGGAACGTTGTTCTTGGCAGCCTTCTGGCCAGAAACCTGGGCGTGGGTGTGGGCGACAGCGTCACGCTTTTGGTGCCGGAGGCTTCAATCACGCCTGGTGGCGTTTTTCCGCGTTTGAAGCGCTTTACCGTATCCGGCATTTTTCAGGTCGGTGCGCAACTTGATGGCAGTCTGGCCTACACCAGCCTTGGTGACATGAAGACCCTGGCGCGACAGCAGGGCGAGGCTCAGGGCATACGATTGAAAATCGATGATCTCTTTCAGGCGCACAGCGTGACACGTGAGATCATTAGCAGTATGCCGCCGGGCTATCGCGGGATCGACTGGACCTATACCCAGGGCAACCTTTTCCAGGCCATTCAGATGGAAAAGCGCATGATTGGTCTGCTGTTGATGGTCATTGTGGCCGTGGCGGCGTTCAACATCGTGTCGACCCTGGTCATGGTGGTGACCGACAAGCATGCCGATATCGCCATCTTGCGCACTCTGGGCGCAACGCCTCGCTCGATCATGGGCATTTTCATGGTGCAGGGCATTACGATCGGCCTTATTGGTATTGTGCTGGGGGTCATCGCCGGCATCGCTCTGGCGCTGTCCATCGCCGATATTATCAGCTGGGTCGAATCCGTCTTCGGCATTCAGTTTTTGGACCCTAACGTTTATTTCATCAGCTATCTGCCGTCGCGCCTTGAACTTTCGGATGTTCTGGTCGTCACGGGTGTGGCGCTGCTGTTGAGTTTTCTGTCGACCCTTTATCCGGCGTGGCGAGCCGCGCGGGTACAACCGGCCGAGGTGCTGCGCTATGAGTAG
- a CDS encoding ABC transporter ATP-binding protein, producing MSSQHETMMTERDNMLVCRGLSRIYQEGPQDLTVLDNLELTVAAGERIAVVGSSGSGKTTLLNLLGGLDRPTRGEILIGGHSIKGLSETAIGRFRNQHIGFVYQFHHLLAEFTALENVSMPLIIRGQSRSEAAKKASALLERVGMAPRGEHKPGELSGGERQRVAIARALVTDPSLVLMDEPTGNLDQVTARQILELMDEVAERSRSAFVVVTHDMAIARHQDRVLRLDKGRLAPDVMS from the coding sequence ATGAGTAGTCAACACGAGACGATGATGACAGAGCGCGACAACATGCTGGTATGTCGGGGACTGAGCCGTATCTATCAGGAAGGTCCGCAGGATTTGACCGTGCTTGATAATCTGGAGTTGACGGTCGCGGCCGGCGAGCGGATTGCAGTTGTGGGTAGCTCCGGAAGCGGCAAGACCACGCTGCTTAATCTGTTGGGCGGACTGGATCGGCCGACACGGGGGGAAATCCTCATCGGCGGTCACTCCATCAAGGGCCTGTCGGAGACGGCCATCGGGCGGTTTCGTAATCAGCATATCGGCTTTGTGTATCAGTTCCACCATCTGCTGGCCGAATTCACGGCGCTTGAAAATGTCTCCATGCCACTGATCATTCGTGGTCAGAGCCGCAGTGAAGCGGCCAAAAAGGCCAGCGCACTGCTTGAAAGGGTCGGCATGGCGCCGCGCGGGGAGCACAAGCCGGGCGAGCTTTCCGGGGGTGAGCGCCAGCGGGTCGCCATCGCGAGAGCACTGGTCACGGACCCCAGTCTGGTATTGATGGATGAACCGACCGGTAATCTGGATCAGGTAACCGCGCGCCAGATTCTGGAGCTGATGGATGAGGTCGCCGAGCGCTCGCGCAGTGCCTTTGTCGTGGTCACGCATGACATGGCCATCGCGCGGCATCAGGATCGAGTGCTGCGTCTGGATAAAGGGCGCCTGGCGCCCGATGTCATGAGCTGA
- a CDS encoding SDR family NAD(P)-dependent oxidoreductase, whose protein sequence is MDLGITNRVAIITGAKGGLGLAAARELANEGVRLVLSDMDIEQLEKDTELMKGEVICHKADITQQKDVDALAQAAIERFGTIDIVIHTAGITGEKGHPLEMKDDDYEDTWQINFMSAVRVARATFPTMREKGWGRFVCITSENAVQPYWDEAVYNVSKAALATFVKNLAYGEAENGILCNTVSPAFIESPMTNGMMEKRSSENGCSFDEAVESFLEEERPGIKLKRRGQPEEVAAAIALVVSERGSFISGSNIRVDGGAVMSVQN, encoded by the coding sequence ATGGATCTGGGAATCACCAATCGCGTTGCCATCATCACTGGCGCCAAGGGAGGCCTCGGTCTCGCCGCCGCTCGTGAGCTGGCCAATGAAGGCGTCAGGCTTGTGCTGTCCGACATGGACATCGAGCAGCTGGAAAAGGACACCGAGCTCATGAAGGGTGAGGTCATCTGTCACAAGGCCGATATCACCCAACAAAAAGATGTTGATGCGCTGGCCCAAGCCGCCATCGAGCGTTTTGGTACCATTGATATTGTCATTCACACGGCTGGCATTACCGGCGAGAAAGGGCATCCTCTTGAAATGAAGGATGACGACTACGAGGACACCTGGCAGATCAACTTCATGTCCGCCGTGCGAGTGGCACGTGCCACCTTCCCCACCATGCGCGAAAAAGGCTGGGGCCGCTTTGTGTGTATCACCTCTGAAAACGCCGTGCAGCCCTATTGGGATGAAGCCGTCTACAACGTCTCCAAGGCGGCGCTGGCGACCTTCGTCAAAAACCTGGCCTATGGAGAAGCGGAAAACGGCATTCTCTGTAATACCGTGTCCCCTGCTTTTATCGAATCTCCCATGACCAATGGCATGATGGAAAAGCGCTCGAGTGAGAATGGCTGCTCCTTTGACGAGGCGGTAGAAAGCTTTCTTGAAGAAGAGCGTCCCGGCATCAAGCTCAAGCGTCGCGGTCAGCCGGAAGAAGTGGCCGCCGCCATTGCTCTGGTCGTGTCCGAGCGCGGCTCATTTATCAGCGGTTCCAACATTCGAGTGGATGGCGGAGCGGTCATGTCGGTTCAAAACTGA
- a CDS encoding DUF2062 domain-containing protein gives MLRRFIQRYLPDPETIRRRKSLRLIHPLLGNPALWFVTRRSIANGLSVGLFCALLPIPGQMLMAALGAWWLRGHLPLALALVWLTNPLTMPVVFYVTYRVGAWILHTPPRALPDEVSVSWFANQVVDMMPALIVGSLVCALIIGIIANILTRLCWRWHILRVWRKRRRHRRRS, from the coding sequence ATGCTGCGCCGATTTATTCAACGTTATCTGCCGGACCCGGAAACCATTCGGCGCCGAAAATCGCTTCGATTGATTCATCCACTCCTAGGCAACCCAGCGCTCTGGTTTGTCACTCGCAGAAGCATTGCCAATGGATTGTCTGTAGGGCTTTTTTGCGCGCTTTTACCCATCCCCGGGCAGATGCTGATGGCCGCGCTCGGTGCCTGGTGGCTGCGCGGCCATCTGCCGCTGGCGCTTGCACTGGTATGGCTGACCAACCCTCTGACCATGCCGGTGGTCTTTTATGTCACCTATCGCGTGGGCGCATGGATACTTCATACCCCGCCTCGCGCCCTGCCCGATGAAGTCAGCGTCAGCTGGTTTGCCAATCAGGTGGTCGATATGATGCCGGCCCTGATTGTCGGGTCCCTCGTTTGTGCGCTGATTATCGGCATCATTGCCAACATCTTGACTCGCCTTTGCTGGCGATGGCACATCCTGCGTGTCTGGCGCAAGCGTCGTCGGCATCGTCGCCGGTCATAA
- a CDS encoding DNA internalization-related competence protein ComEC/Rec2, producing MSPLSLNPVGEENLSENHERVVPIRCELIDCIKGIRLPLLCLGAIIGALLVRVPQNEWLWALALFWLLAAALYHRLMLLMALVITLVLFHGLAQRPTPLADGLAKQNVTLEGRIVSLERLDGRARLNLAVTRCEAAAELPGCHRLKHVRLDWYNPPAVSAGDQWRLTARLKPPHGFLNPGRFDYGAWLIEKGFGATGYVRDAHEAVRLQPGAGPALTQRWLKTRVNDDFTRRWLQALTLGDGGALEASQWKLLRETGTTHLAVISGLHVGLVSGWVLLLGRLVARLVQPYCWRMVLWPWGMAGAAAVLYAGLSGFAPPAVRAAIMTLIALWSACGRHSPGVWQAWWLALLVVVVSAPLSLVRPGLWLSFGAVAVLIIAWRWQEKRVWWYTLLRSQGLLSLATGGATLLVFGQMASLSMLTNLIAIPWVSMVMVPLALLGWLLSPVPGVGQLLWWLFGQAAHLFETVLEQVRQWQPDWQPAADQIWPFAIMLLLICLIWLLPGLARFWRWLASIMAVSLFLGANQASMLRDGELSLVIHDVGQGQLIDIRTAHGRWLYDSGPRSRSGFMAITTLWDQPQHFDGVIVSHGDSDHAGGVSVLKGLHKVDRWWAPLSETIDVDALTPCRAGLSWRADAVNFTFLWPRSTATLPAAENDHSCVLLIETPRHRFLITGDGGQNVESRIVAHYRKPVDVLVAGHHGSHGSSSQRLVDMLKPARVIYSAGYLNGYGHPADSVVRRFHHVGSCQWNTAEDGAITVTSRATGLRVVSPRPAGGVEPCRPGVESGR from the coding sequence ATGTCACCATTATCCCTGAACCCCGTGGGTGAGGAAAATCTTTCTGAAAATCATGAGCGCGTTGTGCCCATTCGTTGTGAACTGATCGACTGTATCAAAGGTATACGCCTTCCACTGCTGTGTCTTGGGGCCATTATTGGCGCCCTGCTGGTGCGTGTGCCCCAGAATGAATGGCTTTGGGCGCTTGCGCTTTTCTGGCTGCTGGCAGCGGCACTCTATCACCGACTGATGCTGCTCATGGCCCTGGTGATAACGCTTGTACTTTTTCATGGACTCGCTCAGAGACCAACGCCTTTGGCAGATGGACTTGCTAAACAAAACGTTACGCTGGAGGGCCGTATTGTTTCGCTGGAACGACTTGATGGTCGAGCCCGGTTGAATCTTGCGGTGACACGCTGCGAGGCGGCCGCTGAACTCCCCGGCTGTCACCGGCTCAAGCATGTCCGCCTTGACTGGTATAACCCTCCGGCAGTATCAGCGGGCGATCAATGGCGTTTAACGGCGCGCTTGAAGCCGCCTCATGGCTTTCTCAATCCAGGCCGATTCGACTATGGCGCCTGGTTGATTGAGAAAGGCTTTGGGGCCACCGGTTATGTGCGTGATGCACATGAGGCTGTACGCCTTCAGCCGGGGGCTGGTCCTGCCCTGACACAGCGCTGGCTCAAGACACGGGTCAATGACGACTTTACCCGACGCTGGTTGCAGGCGCTAACACTGGGAGATGGCGGTGCACTTGAGGCGTCTCAATGGAAGCTGCTTAGGGAAACGGGCACAACACACCTTGCCGTGATTTCAGGGCTGCACGTTGGATTGGTCTCGGGCTGGGTGCTACTGCTCGGGCGTCTTGTTGCGCGTCTTGTGCAACCATATTGCTGGCGCATGGTGCTCTGGCCCTGGGGGATGGCCGGGGCAGCCGCGGTGCTCTATGCAGGGCTATCGGGATTCGCTCCGCCAGCCGTACGGGCTGCCATCATGACCCTCATTGCCCTCTGGAGCGCCTGCGGGCGTCATTCGCCCGGAGTGTGGCAGGCCTGGTGGCTGGCGTTGCTGGTAGTGGTCGTCAGTGCCCCGCTTTCCTTGGTGCGCCCAGGGCTCTGGCTCTCCTTCGGGGCCGTTGCGGTATTGATTATTGCCTGGCGCTGGCAGGAAAAACGCGTCTGGTGGTATACCCTGCTGCGCAGTCAGGGGCTTTTAAGTCTGGCAACGGGAGGTGCCACGCTGCTTGTTTTCGGACAGATGGCGAGCCTTTCCATGCTGACCAATCTTATCGCCATCCCCTGGGTCTCCATGGTCATGGTGCCCTTGGCACTTCTGGGGTGGTTACTGTCACCCGTCCCCGGAGTGGGCCAGTTGCTCTGGTGGCTTTTTGGACAGGCCGCCCATCTATTCGAAACGGTGCTCGAGCAGGTGCGCCAGTGGCAACCCGATTGGCAGCCTGCTGCCGATCAGATATGGCCGTTTGCCATTATGCTACTGCTGATTTGTCTGATATGGCTTCTGCCGGGGCTTGCTCGTTTTTGGCGGTGGTTGGCCAGCATCATGGCCGTTTCCCTGTTTCTTGGCGCGAACCAGGCTTCAATGCTTCGTGATGGCGAATTGTCACTGGTCATTCACGATGTCGGTCAGGGGCAGCTGATTGACATTCGCACCGCTCATGGCCGCTGGCTTTATGACAGTGGTCCGCGATCACGTTCGGGGTTCATGGCGATTACCACACTCTGGGATCAGCCACAGCATTTTGATGGCGTTATTGTCTCACATGGGGACAGTGATCATGCCGGCGGGGTGTCTGTACTCAAGGGACTGCACAAGGTTGATCGCTGGTGGGCGCCGCTGTCGGAGACCATTGACGTCGATGCGCTTACCCCTTGTCGTGCCGGGTTGTCATGGCGAGCCGATGCCGTCAATTTTACCTTTCTCTGGCCTCGCAGTACCGCCACCTTGCCGGCGGCTGAAAATGATCATTCCTGCGTGCTGCTGATCGAAACGCCTCGACACCGCTTTCTGATCACTGGAGACGGCGGCCAGAACGTCGAGTCACGCATTGTTGCTCATTATCGCAAGCCGGTGGATGTTCTGGTGGCAGGTCACCACGGCAGCCATGGCAGCTCCTCGCAACGCCTGGTTGATATGCTAAAGCCGGCACGTGTGATCTATAGCGCTGGCTATCTCAATGGGTATGGTCACCCCGCTGACAGCGTCGTCAGGCGCTTTCATCATGTCGGCAGCTGTCAATGGAATACGGCTGAGGATGGCGCCATTACCGTGACAAGTCGTGCCACAGGGCTCCGCGTTGTTTCGCCGCGCCCGGCTGGCGGTGTCGAACCGTGCCGACCTGGGGTAGAATCCGGCCGGTGA